A genomic region of Puniceicoccaceae bacterium contains the following coding sequences:
- a CDS encoding Lrp/AsnC family transcriptional regulator has product MKKLLNLILEGEKLSTEQMAAVLQTSEQAIESELDDLRKAGILLGWRPIINPEKLDGEQVRAVIEIKIRPERDGGFDRMALRISRFDEVESCYLMSGGYDLLAIVTGSSLHQVANFISQKLAPMDGVLSTGTHFLLRAYKEQGFELVKTDISPDKPAVSA; this is encoded by the coding sequence ATGAAAAAACTGCTCAATCTCATTCTCGAAGGGGAAAAACTCAGCACCGAGCAAATGGCCGCAGTCCTGCAAACCAGCGAACAGGCCATTGAGTCGGAACTCGACGACCTTCGCAAAGCCGGTATCCTGCTCGGGTGGCGTCCGATCATCAATCCCGAGAAACTCGATGGAGAGCAGGTACGAGCCGTGATTGAGATCAAGATTCGCCCCGAGCGCGATGGCGGCTTTGACCGCATGGCACTGCGCATTTCACGCTTCGATGAGGTCGAGAGCTGCTACCTCATGTCGGGAGGTTACGACCTGCTGGCCATTGTCACGGGGTCAAGCCTGCACCAGGTTGCCAATTTCATTTCCCAAAAGCTGGCACCCATGGATGGAGTACTGTCCACCGGTACGCATTTCCTGCTGCGCGCCTACAAGGAACAGGGATTTGAACTGGTCAAAACTGACATTTCTCCCGACAAGCCAGCTGTCAGTGCCTGA